In Lysobacter luteus, a single window of DNA contains:
- a CDS encoding YicC/YloC family endoribonuclease, translated as MIRSMTAFASGERATQWGTLGCELRSVNHRFLEIGVRLHDDLRALEPVLRERVTARISRGKLDLTLRLRAPEGEGGLHVNLVRLRELSDLAIDLDPRFPGLHTEFTQLLQFPGVLQAPSTDPDALKAEALALLDEVLDEFVAAREREGAKLAAAINERVDGVARIAADVRGLMPAIREGQRIKLQARLADLAQPADPGRLEQELVIWLQKLDVDEELDRLDSHVAEARRVLTLREAVGRRLDFLLQEFNREANTLGSKSVDARSSGAAVELKVLIDQVREQVQNIE; from the coding sequence ATGATCCGCAGCATGACCGCCTTCGCCAGCGGCGAGCGCGCGACGCAATGGGGCACGCTCGGGTGCGAGCTGCGTTCGGTCAACCATCGCTTCCTCGAGATCGGGGTGCGCCTGCATGACGACCTGCGCGCGCTGGAGCCGGTGCTGCGCGAGCGTGTCACGGCACGGATCAGCCGCGGCAAGCTCGACCTGACCCTGCGCCTGCGTGCGCCGGAAGGCGAGGGTGGCCTGCACGTCAACCTGGTCCGCCTGCGCGAGCTCAGTGACCTGGCGATCGACCTGGACCCGCGCTTCCCCGGCCTGCATACCGAGTTCACCCAGCTGCTGCAGTTCCCCGGGGTGCTGCAGGCGCCGTCGACCGACCCCGACGCGCTCAAGGCCGAGGCGCTCGCGCTGCTGGACGAGGTGCTCGACGAATTCGTTGCCGCACGCGAACGCGAGGGCGCGAAACTGGCAGCCGCGATCAACGAGCGCGTGGACGGCGTCGCCCGCATCGCCGCCGACGTGCGCGGCCTGATGCCGGCGATCCGCGAAGGCCAGCGCATCAAGCTGCAGGCCCGCCTGGCCGACCTGGCCCAGCCGGCCGACCCCGGTCGACTCGAGCAGGAGCTGGTGATCTGGCTGCAGAAGCTCGATGTCGACGAGGAGCTCGACCGGCTCGATTCCCATGTCGCCGAGGCGCGCCGCGTGCTCACGCTGCGCGAGGCCGTCGGCCGCCGGCTCGACTTCCTGCTGCAGGAGTTCAACCGCGAGGCCAACACCCTCGGCTCGAAGTCGGTGGACGCACGCAGCTCGGGCGCGGCGGTGGAGCTCAAGGTGCTGATCGACCAGGTCCGCGAACAAGTGCAGAACATCGAATGA
- the hemW gene encoding radical SAM family heme chaperone HemW translates to MSLTPPPLSLYVHVPWCVRKCPYCDFNSHEGRGELPFAAYVDALLADLDQDLPLVWGRTVQTVFFGGGTPSLMPPEFIDRFLQGASARLRFAPGCEITLETNPGTAEHGRFEGYRAAGVNRLSFGIQSFDDGCLQRLGRIHDSREAEAAVTLAREAGFDNFNLDLMYALPGQDLAMAMHDLERAFALEPTHISHYQLTLEPNTVFAARPPVGIPDEDLGWDIQERCQAMLAGAGYAQYEVSAYARPGRQCAHNLNYWTYGDYLGIGAGAHGKITLGHDESILRRWKHKHPTRYLADAGTPAAIGGDEVVAPGRRPFEFMLNALRLVDGFALGLFEQRTGLPAAVIEPILAEATGRGWLQVEDGHVRLTELGRRFTNDVVALFLEG, encoded by the coding sequence GTGAGCCTCACCCCGCCCCCGCTGTCCCTCTACGTGCACGTGCCGTGGTGCGTACGCAAATGCCCTTACTGCGACTTCAATTCGCACGAGGGGCGGGGCGAGCTTCCGTTCGCGGCCTACGTCGATGCACTGCTCGCCGACCTGGACCAGGACCTGCCACTGGTGTGGGGCAGGACCGTCCAGACGGTGTTCTTTGGCGGCGGCACACCGAGCCTGATGCCGCCGGAGTTCATCGACCGGTTCCTGCAGGGCGCCAGTGCGCGGCTGCGGTTCGCGCCGGGCTGCGAAATCACGCTGGAGACCAATCCCGGCACCGCCGAGCACGGCCGATTCGAGGGTTACCGCGCGGCGGGCGTCAACCGGTTGAGCTTCGGTATCCAGAGCTTCGACGACGGTTGCCTGCAGCGCCTGGGCCGCATCCACGACAGCCGGGAGGCCGAGGCGGCCGTCACCCTGGCGCGCGAGGCCGGTTTCGACAATTTCAACCTGGACCTGATGTACGCCCTGCCCGGCCAGGACCTGGCGATGGCGATGCACGACCTGGAGCGTGCGTTTGCGCTGGAGCCGACGCACATCAGTCATTACCAGCTCACGCTGGAGCCCAACACCGTGTTCGCGGCGCGGCCGCCGGTCGGCATCCCCGACGAGGACCTCGGCTGGGACATCCAGGAACGCTGCCAGGCCATGCTCGCCGGGGCCGGTTATGCGCAGTACGAGGTCAGTGCCTATGCGCGGCCCGGTCGCCAGTGCGCGCACAACCTCAACTATTGGACCTACGGTGACTATCTCGGGATAGGTGCCGGTGCGCACGGAAAGATCACCCTCGGGCACGACGAATCGATCCTGCGCCGCTGGAAGCACAAGCACCCGACGCGCTACCTCGCCGATGCCGGCACGCCGGCCGCGATCGGCGGTGACGAGGTTGTCGCGCCGGGGCGGCGCCCGTTCGAGTTCATGCTCAACGCGTTGCGGCTGGTGGACGGGTTCGCGCTCGGGCTGTTCGAGCAACGCACCGGGCTGCCGGCCGCGGTGATCGAGCCGATCCTGGCCGAGGCGACGGGACGCGGCTGGCTGCAGGTCGAGGACGGGCATGTCCGACTGACGGAGTTGGGCCGCCGCTTTACCAATGACGTGGTGGCGCTGTTCCTCGAAGGGTGA
- the rpoZ gene encoding DNA-directed RNA polymerase subunit omega encodes MARITVEDCLEVVDNRFELVMMAAKRARQLANGVEPQLDNSESNDKPTVLALREIAARKIDTDYVDAVEKAERERKEREALEWAAAEVVADDDLSKGDD; translated from the coding sequence ATGGCCCGCATCACCGTAGAAGATTGCCTGGAAGTGGTCGACAACCGCTTCGAACTCGTAATGATGGCCGCCAAGCGCGCCCGCCAGCTGGCCAACGGCGTCGAGCCGCAGCTGGACAACAGCGAGTCCAACGACAAGCCGACCGTGCTTGCCCTGCGCGAGATCGCCGCGCGCAAGATCGACACCGATTACGTGGACGCGGTCGAGAAGGCCGAGCGCGAGCGCAAGGAACGCGAGGCGCTGGAGTGGGCCGCCGCGGAAGTGGTTGCCGACGACGACCTGTCCAAGGGCGACGACTGA
- the rdgB gene encoding RdgB/HAM1 family non-canonical purine NTP pyrophosphatase, whose amino-acid sequence MGATRIVVASGNAGKLAEFDRLLGEAGFTFVAQGELGVDDIPETGLTFVENALLKARHAARITGLPALADDSGLCVDALGGAPGLYSARYAGEPSDAGRNIDKLLAALAHVPDDQRDAHFHCTLVLVRHPEDPRPLIAQGEWHGRVLTAPRGNGGFGYDPVFLDPDSGLTAAELDPAAKARASHRGRALAVLRERLAI is encoded by the coding sequence GTGGGCGCGACCCGGATCGTCGTCGCGAGCGGCAATGCGGGCAAGCTCGCGGAGTTTGATCGGCTGCTCGGCGAAGCCGGCTTCACGTTCGTCGCGCAGGGCGAGTTGGGCGTCGACGATATCCCGGAAACCGGGCTGACTTTCGTGGAGAACGCGCTGTTGAAGGCGCGCCACGCCGCACGGATCACGGGCCTGCCGGCGCTGGCCGACGATTCGGGACTGTGCGTCGATGCGCTCGGCGGTGCGCCCGGTCTGTACTCGGCGCGCTACGCCGGCGAGCCCAGCGACGCGGGCCGCAACATCGACAAGCTGCTGGCGGCGCTGGCGCACGTGCCCGACGATCAGCGCGACGCGCATTTCCACTGCACGCTGGTGCTGGTGCGCCACCCGGAAGACCCGCGCCCGCTGATCGCCCAGGGCGAATGGCATGGGCGTGTGCTCACGGCGCCGCGCGGGAACGGCGGGTTCGGTTACGACCCGGTGTTCCTGGATCCGGACAGCGGGCTGACGGCGGCCGAACTCGATCCGGCGGCGAAGGCGCGCGCCAGTCATCGTGGGCGGGCGTTGGCGGTTCTGCGGGAGCGGTTGGCCATTTAG
- a CDS encoding bifunctional diguanylate cyclase/phosphodiesterase: MSVVEDVAPLGVAAWVWSLVALLLGVSISIWLAHGQQRRIAADQRADLDVMAETVTESVRERVRSCELLARSVQSLFLASSEVEPDEFANLYENLRPRERFAGLAALAYAERGEDGRYVTTLVAPLEGNEDVVGLDVGDQPANLAALLAARDSDRPMLSAPFRLVQQQALDVDAAGEPEGMTLRLPIFHSGQPPATPAQRRARERGSLAISFNVQRLIADSLPGDVAGSAFHASVTDVTGGPERLLFDSNPSPHADGGTATTRMLTVGGREWRIQVHALADSTAVADLTQSGLWPGLVASALFALLVWSVLTSRRRALELGWRMSRRYRESEERFRVLNELLPALVLLARAGDGRITYANQAARLRLGETAAELGLSSMFDDQRLGIRTQAGELASGSASEAVLTTTNGDQFWASVSTSRVDVGGQDMLLMVATDISEQRQLTEMLGYQASHDALTELYNRREFERRVERVLDGVSSGGPPATLLYLDLDQFKLINDTSGHTAGDQLLIQLATTMREQLGDEGVLLARLGGDEFGVLAPGTYDPGQARALAERLRERIDGYVFVWEQRSYTISVSIGGVVLDQPGQTFKDVLAQADTACYMAKESGRNRVHFYSASDDETARRHGEMEWANRLRWAATEGRLVLMYQEVRPVSGAGEGTYIELLLRFRDPHGRLVLPGAFLPAAERYGLMPMIDRWVIETALSNFDRLHPSGNGLRLATINLSGASIEDESLVELILQLLDTHRIDPQKVCFEITETVAVRNLSQVARFLGRLRDAGCKLALDDFGAGMSSFGYLKNLPVDIIKIDGSFIRDLLTDPMSYAIVRAVNDIGHQRGLLVVAEWVASAEVLEALAVIGIDYAQGFDLHRPEPILLHRSRTPAPVAR, translated from the coding sequence ATGTCCGTGGTGGAAGACGTTGCGCCGTTGGGTGTCGCGGCCTGGGTGTGGTCGCTGGTCGCGCTGTTGCTCGGCGTCTCGATTTCCATCTGGCTGGCGCACGGCCAGCAGCGCCGGATAGCGGCCGACCAGCGCGCCGACCTGGACGTGATGGCCGAGACCGTGACCGAGTCGGTCCGCGAGCGCGTGCGCAGCTGCGAACTGCTGGCGCGTTCGGTGCAGTCACTGTTCCTCGCATCGTCGGAGGTCGAACCCGACGAATTCGCCAACTTGTACGAGAACCTCCGACCCCGCGAACGCTTCGCTGGGCTCGCGGCACTGGCCTACGCGGAGCGCGGTGAAGACGGGCGCTACGTGACCACCCTGGTCGCGCCGCTCGAGGGCAACGAGGACGTGGTCGGCCTGGATGTGGGCGACCAGCCGGCCAACCTCGCCGCGCTGCTCGCCGCGCGTGACAGCGACCGGCCGATGCTGTCGGCGCCTTTCCGGCTGGTGCAGCAACAGGCCCTGGACGTTGACGCCGCCGGCGAGCCTGAAGGGATGACGCTGAGGCTGCCGATCTTCCATTCCGGGCAACCACCGGCGACGCCGGCCCAGCGGCGTGCACGCGAGCGCGGCTCGCTGGCGATCTCGTTCAATGTCCAGCGCTTGATCGCCGACTCGCTGCCCGGCGACGTCGCCGGCTCCGCGTTCCACGCCAGCGTCACCGACGTGACCGGGGGGCCGGAACGACTGCTGTTCGATTCCAACCCGAGTCCGCACGCCGATGGCGGGACGGCCACCACGCGCATGCTGACGGTTGGCGGCCGAGAGTGGCGAATCCAGGTGCACGCACTTGCCGATTCCACAGCCGTGGCCGACCTGACGCAATCGGGGTTGTGGCCGGGCCTGGTGGCCAGCGCGCTGTTCGCCTTGCTGGTGTGGTCGGTACTGACGTCGCGGCGCCGCGCCCTCGAGCTGGGCTGGCGGATGAGCCGGCGCTACCGCGAGAGCGAGGAGCGGTTCCGCGTGCTCAACGAGCTGTTGCCGGCCCTCGTGCTGCTGGCACGTGCCGGCGACGGACGCATCACGTACGCCAACCAGGCGGCGCGCCTGCGGCTGGGCGAGACCGCCGCCGAGCTGGGGTTGTCGTCGATGTTCGACGACCAGCGGCTGGGGATTCGCACGCAGGCCGGCGAGCTCGCCAGCGGCAGCGCCTCCGAGGCGGTGCTGACGACCACCAACGGCGACCAATTCTGGGCGAGCGTATCGACCTCCCGCGTCGACGTCGGCGGCCAGGACATGCTGCTGATGGTGGCCACCGACATCTCCGAGCAGCGACAGCTGACCGAGATGCTCGGCTACCAGGCCAGTCATGACGCGCTGACGGAACTGTACAACCGCCGCGAATTCGAGCGCCGGGTGGAGCGCGTGCTCGACGGCGTGTCTTCGGGAGGCCCGCCGGCGACGCTGCTGTACCTGGACCTGGACCAGTTCAAGCTGATCAACGACACCTCCGGCCACACCGCCGGCGACCAGTTGCTGATCCAGCTGGCGACGACGATGCGCGAGCAGCTCGGCGACGAGGGAGTACTGCTTGCCCGGCTCGGGGGCGACGAGTTCGGCGTGCTGGCGCCGGGGACGTACGACCCCGGCCAGGCCCGCGCGCTGGCCGAGCGCCTGCGCGAACGCATCGACGGCTACGTGTTTGTCTGGGAGCAGCGCAGCTACACCATCAGCGTGAGCATCGGCGGGGTCGTGCTGGACCAACCGGGGCAGACGTTCAAGGACGTGCTGGCGCAGGCCGACACCGCCTGCTACATGGCCAAGGAGAGCGGTCGCAACCGGGTCCATTTCTATTCGGCCAGTGACGACGAGACCGCGCGCCGGCATGGCGAGATGGAGTGGGCCAACCGCCTGCGCTGGGCAGCCACCGAGGGCCGGCTGGTGCTGATGTACCAGGAGGTACGGCCGGTCTCCGGCGCAGGCGAGGGGACCTACATCGAATTGCTGCTGCGCTTCCGCGACCCGCACGGTCGGCTGGTGCTGCCGGGGGCCTTCCTGCCGGCGGCCGAGCGTTACGGCCTGATGCCGATGATCGACCGCTGGGTGATCGAGACCGCGCTGTCCAACTTCGACCGCCTGCATCCCAGCGGCAACGGACTCAGGCTGGCGACCATCAACCTGTCAGGCGCGAGCATCGAGGACGAATCCCTCGTCGAACTGATCCTGCAGTTGTTGGATACCCACCGGATAGACCCGCAGAAGGTCTGCTTCGAAATCACCGAGACGGTCGCCGTGCGCAACCTCTCGCAGGTCGCGCGCTTCCTTGGGCGGCTGCGTGATGCGGGCTGCAAGCTGGCACTGGACGACTTCGGTGCCGGCATGTCGTCGTTCGGCTACCTCAAGAACCTGCCGGTGGACATCATCAAGATCGACGGCAGCTTCATCCGCGACCTGCTCACCGACCCCATGAGCTACGCGATCGTGCGGGCGGTGAACGACATCGGCCACCAGCGCGGGCTGCTGGTGGTCGCCGAATGGGTCGCGAGTGCGGAGGTGCTGGAGGCGCTGGCGGTGATCGGCATCGACTATGCACAGGGTTTCGACCTGCATCGGCCCGAACCCATCCTGCTGCACCGGTCGCGCACGCCGGCGCCAGTCGCCCGCTAG
- the rph gene encoding ribonuclease PH produces the protein MAFTRPSGRAPDQLREVRIERGFTRYAEGSVLVSFGETRVLCTASVENRVPAFLRGKGEGWVTAEYGMLPRATHTRSDREAARGKQGGRTLEIQRLIGRSLRACVDRKLLGERTITLDCDVLQADGGTRTAAITGAYVALVDAINGLVASRAIKVPHGRSPVFGAVAAVSVGIYRGVPVLDLDYAEDCDCDTDMNVVMNDGGGFIELQGTAEGHAFRREELAAMTALAEAGVAQLVQLQREALAG, from the coding sequence ATCGCGTTCACGCGCCCCAGCGGCCGCGCGCCCGACCAGTTGCGTGAAGTGCGCATCGAGCGTGGCTTTACCCGCTACGCCGAAGGCTCGGTACTGGTCAGTTTCGGCGAGACCCGGGTGCTCTGCACCGCCAGCGTGGAAAACCGGGTGCCCGCGTTCCTGCGCGGCAAGGGCGAAGGCTGGGTCACCGCCGAGTACGGCATGTTGCCGCGCGCCACCCACACCCGCAGCGACCGCGAGGCCGCGCGCGGCAAGCAGGGCGGCCGCACGCTGGAGATCCAGCGACTGATCGGCCGTTCGCTGCGCGCCTGCGTCGATCGCAAGCTGCTCGGCGAGCGCACCATCACGCTCGATTGCGACGTGCTGCAGGCCGACGGCGGTACCCGCACCGCGGCGATCACGGGCGCCTACGTGGCGCTGGTCGATGCGATCAACGGTTTGGTCGCCTCGCGCGCGATCAAGGTCCCGCACGGGCGTTCGCCGGTGTTCGGCGCGGTCGCGGCAGTATCGGTGGGCATCTACCGTGGCGTGCCGGTGCTCGACCTCGACTATGCCGAGGACTGCGACTGCGACACCGACATGAACGTGGTGATGAACGACGGCGGCGGTTTCATCGAGCTGCAAGGCACGGCGGAGGGCCACGCGTTCCGGCGCGAGGAGCTCGCGGCGATGACCGCACTCGCCGAAGCCGGCGTTGCGCAGCTGGTCCAGCTGCAGCGCGAGGCGCTCGCCGGGTGA
- the gmk gene encoding guanylate kinase, giving the protein MRGTLYIVAAPSGAGKSSIVNAVLARDPNIRLSISFTSRAPRPGERHAEHYHFVDAAEFERMVEAGDFFEHARVHGDWKGTARQSVEPQLASGKDVLLEIDWQGARQVRAKVPGAVSVFILPPSRDALEQRMRVRGQDSEEVIARRLAAAREEMSHYGEFDYVIVNEHFATAVDEMCAIFTASRLRREAQVARHGRLISLLLANDA; this is encoded by the coding sequence ATGCGCGGAACGCTGTACATCGTCGCGGCGCCGTCGGGTGCGGGGAAATCGAGCATCGTCAACGCGGTGCTCGCGCGCGATCCCAACATCCGGCTGTCCATCTCGTTCACCTCGCGCGCGCCGCGCCCGGGCGAGCGGCATGCCGAGCACTACCATTTCGTCGATGCGGCCGAGTTCGAGCGCATGGTCGAGGCGGGTGACTTCTTCGAGCACGCCCGCGTCCACGGCGACTGGAAGGGCACCGCCCGCCAGTCGGTCGAGCCGCAACTGGCCAGCGGCAAGGACGTGTTGCTGGAGATCGACTGGCAGGGCGCGCGCCAGGTCCGGGCCAAGGTGCCCGGGGCGGTCAGTGTGTTCATCCTGCCGCCGTCGCGAGACGCGCTGGAACAGCGCATGCGGGTGCGCGGGCAGGACAGCGAGGAGGTCATCGCGCGGCGGCTGGCCGCCGCGCGCGAGGAGATGTCTCACTATGGCGAGTTCGACTACGTCATCGTCAACGAGCACTTCGCCACGGCGGTCGACGAGATGTGCGCGATCTTCACCGCCAGCCGGCTCCGCCGCGAGGCCCAGGTGGCCCGCCACGGCAGGCTGATCAGCCTGCTGCTGGCCAACGACGCCTGA
- a CDS encoding PilZ domain-containing protein — MTADEYRRAPRHDVPDTVRVIDTMTGAVVGRIGNISESGMLLIASMPLADDALYQFRLEIGDERHPVIEVGAHLLWQDQASAAGQIWMGFRFIKVIDAHAQPLRDWLRSLAARAG; from the coding sequence ATGACCGCCGACGAGTACCGCCGCGCCCCGCGCCACGACGTGCCCGACACCGTGCGCGTCATCGACACCATGACAGGCGCCGTGGTCGGCCGGATTGGCAACATTTCCGAAAGCGGGATGCTGCTGATCGCCTCCATGCCGCTGGCCGACGACGCGCTCTACCAGTTCCGCCTGGAGATCGGCGACGAGCGCCACCCGGTCATCGAGGTCGGCGCGCACCTGTTGTGGCAGGACCAGGCCAGCGCGGCCGGACAGATCTGGATGGGCTTCCGCTTCATCAAGGTCATCGATGCGCACGCTCAGCCGTTGCGCGACTGGCTGCGTTCTCTGGCGGCCCGCGCCGGCTAG
- a CDS encoding DUF1631 family protein, with the protein MPNRHPSSPVAPSAAATAAARDLPPRVHGLLERLLGMVSSEMRRALDRMLVTMEIELEQHARMARNPALQAGHMAMLGALQRQRERFVPTYLRGLEQAVFGIRQPSTDTSPGVPTTRPEDLRLVDHSEVGEDAILDTIADRLEGRARLPLLLLGQRFGVLAGAPAFAARSLPVGPHRLAGLLTNAAEAVGLERESRTQLYRIFERQFIDDYAGLVESMNALLERENVLPGLTFVPLRRPRRRVEETTSADPAAGDTDAATRTGGFTGWLGQTVPMRERPKTEAGPDFALLRELLAARRSQASSGEPLPSEPRVSLDTGEVDAALGTLQARSSTTPAAHGVSEIRQALLAQSRLRLGQPAALSPEDNDTFDLVGLLHSGIGRELRPDSPSRMLVDRLQVPLLRVALHDHDFFLKPRHPARELLNAVAEPGARWLADDEVDPQLTTHMEQAVDHVVRHYDGDAAVFDTANRKLQQQIKRTSQKAEISERRHVEAARGREKLALAKQEAQALVDRAVGDSPAPRFLRNLLDQAWGDVLTLVLLRHGAESPEWTAHVADTSRIVAASLHGDLATPELTGRVSHALSLVGYHGAEAQAITRRLTGAPELDDDAASRTELAMKLKARSRLGSDATEPQAATLPRTPREQEFYDHLCTLPFGTWIEFPVNERGEVVRRRLAWYSPRTGHALFVNQRGQRIEDGSAPQNLDPVARLFAAGTAHVVTADRGGLVDRAWQATLSMLRGLGPGRTGTGEVR; encoded by the coding sequence ATGCCCAATCGCCATCCATCCAGCCCCGTTGCGCCGTCCGCCGCCGCCACGGCGGCCGCGCGCGACCTGCCGCCACGTGTCCACGGGCTGCTGGAGCGACTGCTGGGCATGGTGTCTTCCGAGATGCGGCGGGCACTGGACAGGATGCTGGTGACGATGGAGATCGAGCTCGAGCAGCACGCCCGGATGGCCCGCAACCCGGCGCTGCAGGCCGGTCACATGGCGATGCTCGGTGCGCTGCAACGCCAGCGCGAACGCTTCGTCCCCACGTATCTGCGGGGGCTTGAGCAGGCCGTCTTCGGCATCCGGCAGCCGTCGACCGATACGTCGCCCGGGGTACCCACCACGCGTCCGGAGGACCTGCGGCTGGTCGACCACAGCGAGGTCGGTGAGGACGCGATCCTCGACACCATCGCGGACCGCCTCGAGGGTCGTGCACGGTTGCCCTTGCTGCTCCTGGGCCAGCGCTTCGGCGTTCTGGCGGGCGCGCCGGCGTTCGCGGCGCGGTCGCTCCCGGTCGGGCCGCACCGCCTGGCCGGGTTGCTGACCAACGCAGCGGAAGCGGTGGGCCTGGAGCGGGAGTCGCGCACCCAGCTGTACCGGATCTTCGAGCGCCAGTTCATCGACGACTACGCTGGGCTGGTCGAATCGATGAACGCGCTGCTGGAACGCGAGAATGTGTTGCCGGGGCTGACCTTCGTGCCGTTGCGCCGGCCACGTCGGCGGGTCGAAGAAACCACGTCGGCCGATCCTGCCGCAGGCGACACCGACGCCGCTACCCGCACCGGCGGGTTCACCGGATGGCTGGGCCAGACCGTGCCGATGCGCGAGCGCCCGAAGACCGAGGCCGGTCCCGACTTCGCGCTGCTGCGCGAGTTGCTGGCCGCGCGCCGCTCGCAGGCATCGTCCGGCGAGCCGCTCCCATCCGAGCCGCGCGTGTCCCTCGACACCGGCGAGGTCGATGCCGCTCTGGGTACGCTGCAGGCGCGCTCGTCCACCACGCCCGCCGCCCACGGCGTCTCCGAGATCCGCCAGGCGCTGCTGGCGCAGAGCCGCCTGCGCCTGGGGCAGCCGGCCGCGCTGTCGCCGGAAGACAACGACACCTTCGACCTGGTCGGCCTGCTGCACAGCGGCATCGGCCGCGAGCTGCGCCCCGACAGCCCGAGCCGGATGCTGGTCGACCGCCTGCAGGTGCCGTTGCTGCGGGTGGCGCTGCATGACCACGACTTCTTCCTGAAACCCCGGCACCCGGCGCGCGAACTGCTCAACGCCGTTGCCGAACCGGGTGCGCGCTGGCTGGCCGACGACGAGGTCGACCCGCAGCTGACCACCCACATGGAGCAGGCGGTCGACCACGTCGTGCGCCACTACGACGGCGATGCGGCGGTGTTCGACACCGCCAACCGGAAGCTGCAACAACAAATCAAGCGCACCAGCCAGAAGGCCGAGATCAGCGAGCGCCGCCATGTCGAGGCCGCACGCGGACGCGAGAAGCTCGCCTTGGCCAAGCAGGAGGCCCAGGCCCTTGTCGACCGCGCGGTCGGTGATTCCCCGGCGCCGCGGTTCCTGCGCAACCTGCTCGACCAGGCCTGGGGCGATGTGCTGACGCTGGTACTGCTGCGCCACGGCGCGGAGTCACCGGAGTGGACCGCGCACGTCGCCGACACCAGCCGGATCGTCGCCGCGAGCCTGCACGGCGACCTCGCCACGCCGGAGCTGACGGGTCGCGTGTCGCATGCGCTTTCGCTGGTGGGCTATCACGGCGCGGAGGCGCAGGCGATCACGCGGCGCCTGACCGGTGCGCCCGAACTCGACGACGACGCCGCCTCGCGCACCGAACTTGCGATGAAGCTCAAGGCGCGGTCGCGGCTTGGCTCCGACGCCACCGAACCGCAGGCCGCCACGCTGCCGCGCACGCCGCGCGAGCAGGAGTTCTACGACCACCTGTGCACGTTGCCCTTCGGCACATGGATCGAATTCCCAGTCAACGAGCGCGGCGAGGTCGTCCGTCGCCGCCTGGCCTGGTACAGCCCACGCACCGGCCACGCACTGTTCGTGAACCAGCGTGGCCAGCGGATCGAGGACGGCAGCGCGCCGCAGAACCTCGACCCGGTCGCGCGCCTGTTCGCCGCCGGCACCGCGCACGTGGTCACCGCCGACCGCGGTGGCCTGGTGGATCGCGCCTGGCAGGCCACGCTTTCGATGCTTCGCGGGCTGGGCCCGGGCCGCACCGGCACTGGAGAGGTCCGATGA